CTGCTGCTCAGTTAtcctatttattaataaataaatatttatttattaatttgcacgagagcttttttctttttcttttgcatgcTCTGCTTTCTGAGCTGTATAGTCTCATGTACAGTGTCACATGTATTGTCTACAAGACAAACGACACTCTGGTCCTCTGTACCGTTCTGTAGAAACGGATAATCTTTACTTTACTTCCAAACGAACCGTacgaggaagaagaaaaatccTGTATACTTACAATCACTTTGTTAATGCTGACTTTTATTATTGAATGACTTGCATTTGTATTCCTAATAAAGAGAAATGCTGAAAACACACGTGTTAGTATTTCTGTTCTTGTGTAAAAGCAATGATTATGAGGTTCATTAGTGAATATGCATATAATGAAGGTGGGTTGTGTTCATTGTACAGAAGaaatattctattctattgcACATTATTAATGAGCAAATATTAATTCTATctgaggggggcatggtggtttagtggttagcacgttcgcctcacacctccagggttgggggttcgattcccgcctccaccttgtgtgtgtggagtttgcatgttctccccgtgcctcgggggtttcctccgggtactccggtttcctcccccggtccaaagacatgcatggtaggttgattggcatctctggaaaattgtccgtagtgtgtgtgtgtgtgagtgaatgagagtgtgtgtgccctgtgatgggttggcactccgtccagggtgtatcctgcctcgatgcccgatgacgcctgagataggcacagactccccgtgacccgagaagttcggataagcggtagaaaatgagtgagagagagtaattctatctgtttacattcattttcaCCTTCCCAGTGACCTCACTGACCCGTCCGGACCTCAAGGAATCTTCcctcattaattaattacatttattatataaaattgtatatGAAGTATTGCCTTATTACTTCAATATTTCGAAatcaatttaaaattaatttattcacaCAAGTTAACGAATATTAATGAAGCATGgagtttattgttcattttactTTCTTACGTTGATGATAAATTGTTACGTAAATATGACGtttaaacaacttttttttaatggaaatggaaataattttttattacaaaaataaaatatgaaaatatgaaaatcatCGTGTTTATTAACAAGATTTAATATTAACAGCTTCTAAAAcggaaaataaaatgtacaaataaatgtagGAAATAAAATGTGGAGTGTTTTACGAGTTTCTTTGTAATGATTTCTTTGATCtttgtaataaacacaatgtttgtttattgtttgcttttgtttgtttctgtactTTTTCCTCACGTGCTGTACGTGCCCACGTAGCGCCCTTGCGTGCGTCCTGCGTCAAAGCGTTACCATGGTTTCACGGCATTTGCTCTCTGGATCCAGGCGGTCTTGGTCCAATCCTAATTGTCTCCCTGTTCCCTTTGTCAGTGCCCTACATTTAGCACAGACTGCTGCACCCTAGTTAGTGCACTTTACTCTGTAATGTTGGATTGTATTTGGGATGCGGCCACATTTTGTTTTGGCCCGGTCTCAGATCTGAGGAAGACAAATGTCCGAGCTCTCGGTGGTGATTGTGTGCAGCATTAAATCCGTGCTGAGACGCTGCTCGGGCTGTTAGACAACAATAacactgagacagagagagacagagctgctGCTGGTCATGGCGGAGGACAGCGAGTGGGTCACCGAGAGCATCGCCGCTTATCTGGGCAGCACAGAGTGGCTCATTCCGCTCACTgattttatagaaaacaaatgtTCAGGTAATTTCTGCTGAATTTGTTTTTATGCTCTTAAagtttattatcattaaaaacacaaaggtATCTGCCTAGTAAATTAGTGTCATGTAAGGCTAGGGCTTAACTAGGACTGGTTTAACTAGGGCTTGTCTAATTAGGGCTTGTCTAACTAGGGCTGGTTTAACTAGGGCTTAACTAGGACTGGTTTAACTAGGGCTTGTCTAACTAGGGCTGGTTTAACTAGGGCTTAACTAGGGCTTGTCTAACTAGGGCTGGTTTAACTAGGGCTTAACTAGGACTGGTTTAAATAGGGCTTGTCTAACTAGGGCTGGTTTAACTAGGGCTTAACTAGGGCTTGTCTAACTAGGGCTTGTCTAACTAGGGCTGGTTTAACTAGGGTTTAACTAAGGCTGGTTTAACTAGGGCTTGTCTAACTAGGGCTGGTTTAACTAGGGCTTGTCTAACTAGGGCTGGTTTAACTAGTGCTTAAATAGGGCTTGTCTAACTAGGGCTTGTCTAACTAGGGCTGGTTTAACTAGGGCTGGTTTAACTAGGTCTTGTTTAACTAGGGCTTGTCGAACTAGGGCTTATCTATCGAGGGCTGGTATTAACTAGGGCTTAACGAGGACTTCTCTAACTAGGGCTTGTCTAAATAGGTCTTACCTAACTAGGGCTCGTCTAACTGGGGCTTGTCTAACTGGGGCTTGTCTAACTGGGGCTTGTCTAACTGGGGCTTGTCTAACTGGGGCTTGTCTAACTAGGGCCTCGTCTAACTAGGGCTCGTCTAACTAGGGCTTAGGTAGGGCTTGTCTAGGTAGGGCTTTTCTAATTAGGGCTTAAGTAGGGCTTGTCAAGGTAGGGCTTGTCAAGGTAGGGCGTGTCTAATTAGGGCTTGACTAACTAGGGCTTGACTAACTAGGGCTTGTCTAACTAGGGCTTAAATAGGGCTCGTCTAACTAGGGCTTGTCTAATTAGGGCTTGTCTAACTAGGGCTTGTCTAATTAGGGCTTGTCTAATTAGGGCTTGTCTAACTAGGCTCATCTAACTAGGGCTTAACTAGGGCTCGTCTAACTAGGGCTTGTCTAACTAGGGCTCGTCAAACTAGGGCTCGTCTAACTGGGGCTTAACTAGGGCTTGTCTAACTAGGTCTTGTCTAGGTAGGGCTTGACTAACTAGGGCTCGTCTAACTAGGGCTCGTCTAATTAGGGCTTGTCTAATTAGGGCTTGTCTAACTAGGGCTTGTCTAATTAGGGCTCGTCAAACTAGGGCTTGTCTAACTAGGGCTCATCTAACTAGGGCTCGTCTAACTAGGGCTCGTCTAACTAGGGCTCGTCAAACTAGGGCTCGTCTAACTGGGGCTTAACTAGGGCTTGTCTAACTAGGTCTTGTCTAGGTAGGGCTTGACTAACTAGGGCTTGTCTAACTAGGGCTTAACTAGGGCTCATCGAACTAGGGCTCGTCTAACTAGGACTCGACTAACTGGGGCTTGTCTAACTAGGGCTTAACTAGGGCTTGTCTAACTAGGGCTTGTTTAACTAGGGCTCGTCTAACTAGGGCTCGTCAACTAGGGTTTGTCTAACTAGGGCTTAACTAGGTCTTGTCTAACTAGGGCTCGACTAACTGGGGCTTGTCTAACTAGGGCTTTTCTAACTAGGTCTTGTCTAACTAGGGCTTGACTAACTGGGGCTTGTCTTACTAGGGCTCGTCTAACTAGCGCTCGTCTAACTAGGGCTTAGGTAGGGCTTGACTAACTAGGACTTGTCTAACTAGGGCTTGTCTAACTAAGGCTTGTCTAACTAGGGCTAGTCTAACTAGGGTTTGTCTAACTAGCATCTTTTCTGCATGTAAGGATTAAAAAGCAAACACTTAGCATTCAACTAAAAATACTAGGCTTCTTCTCTAAAGGATTAAACTCTGCATTCGatgtttattaataacaaaataatgacAGTGTATTTCACTCATAAACAAACACTGACGTGCAACTACGTCCTAGCAAAGCATATAACCTGTATAGTACTGCATAttacacatgtactgtactcatacatgtactgtagagtaACACATCCAATAATAATGcgatatactgtactatatactatatactacactaatacattagacagacagatagatagatagatagatagatagatagatagatagatagatagatagatagatatgctCTATTATACCCTTATAGACCTCTAtgatatatttatctatatacacCAGGTTCATATGCAGATTTATTCGTAATTCCTTATTTGAATATGTAGTACTATACAACTCCACctaatcatcttcatcatcatcatcatcatcatcatcatcatgtacaCGTGTAGTTTAATATTAAAGTCAGGTGTTATATGTGTATGCGCTGCATCAGTACAGTAATATCCCCGTATGTTGTCTCGTATCCTGCCAGTGTTTGACGACGAGGAGGAAAATAAGTTATCGTATACCGAAATCCATCAGCAGTACAAACAGATGGTGAGTAATAAACCACGTCGATTCTTACGACTTCCTTAATTCGTTATACTGTCCATTTAGAAACAGCTGTGCGATAAATCATCTCCGCTCCACGTACATCGTCCTGAAATTCCCTTTCAGGTAGAAAAGCTGTTAGAAAACTACATGCAGGAAGTCGGCATTAGCGAACAGCAGTTTCTGGACGCCTGCTCGTCTCCGTTCGCCAAGTCGAAAACCTTGCAGGTGAgcgagaaatatatatatttatatataatgtattagaaGTTACGTGTGATGAGGTCGTGATATGAGGTGATGCTCTGGGGTAAGAAGACTCCTGGGTTTAACCAACACTTTATTCCTTCACCAGGAGTCTATATGAAGGCAATAGTGACATGAGATAAGGTTTCACTTTGACTCTACAGTTAAAGTGGAAGTGAGTCACGTTAAACCCAATCTACCAGCAGATTAACACGCTCACCCTGAACTGGGTTACTGAGCCAGAGGAAGCGGCTCCGTGCCGCATCGGCGCACCTCGATGATCCCGGCCGCGTCCTCGGAGACTTACGGCGGCTTTCCACAGCAGATTAACTTAAACAAGAGGCTGAGAATGTGAGCTTCGAAAAGGGAAAGGAGACGAGGTCAAGGCTCCGACCCATTTACAACAAAGAAGCCTGAGATATTTATATGCCTACAGCATCGGACATCACAACCCACCGGTGTTAAAGATAATATATCCGTTTTCCAGGTCACTTTAATGAAACGgctttaaatcaaattaaataacgTACGGATTCTAACAGTTCCCGTCCCTCTCCCATCTTTACAACACGTCGTCCAAAATAAAacgggtttaataaataaaaagaatcgtTAGAAATAGTGTTAAGGAACATTTTCTGGCAAGACATCAAacctacactcactcactctctctcacgaccgcttatccgaacttctggggtcacggggagcctgtgcctatctcaggcgtcatcgagcatcgaggcaggatacaccctggacggagtgccaatccatcacagggcacacacacacactctcattcacacacacactcacacacacactatggacaattttccagagatgccaatcaacctaccatgcatgtctttggaccgggggaggaaaccggagtacccggaggaaacccccgaggcacggggagaacatgcaaactccacacacacaaggcggaggcgggaatcgaacccccaaccctgcaggtgtgtgtgaggcgaacgtgctaaccactaagcccccgtgcccccTTCAAACCTACACTtcgttaaaaaaacaaaaacatttgcaaACACTTTGCACACTTCTTACGAGGCTGGTGGTAACCAACAGTTAAAGATTAAATGGCAGACATCAAGGCAGCGTTAGCAAACACAACTGTGAGTAATCAGGAAACCCGACTCTgaccaggggaaaaaaaaagatgactaAAATTCTTCCTCATGTAGACAAAAGTCCTTGAGATGTTCTGAGATCTTGGCAACCAAGGACTGTTAATAAACCTGTCGGAACAaactaagaaataaataaataaataaataaataaataaataaataaataaataaatgacattattaataaacactgatacGGTACCCAATAGGGTTCCCTGAGGGATGCCTAAGTTCCCTGTCTGTCCATGcagcactacacactacatatttTAGTTGGCTTTATCATTTAAACTCATGTTGAAGATGGACTTTACCGTCCTGATGTAACCCCGGTTACGTAACGCCTGCCAGTTTATTTTAGTGCCACCATTTAATCCATTTACTCTTCTCCTGATTTTCCCAGGCTCTGTTCCAGCCGGTGTTGGCCACAAACGACTTTCAGATGTTTCGCTCGCTGATGGTGCAGAAGAATGTGGAGCTGCAGCTTCAGGCCCTGCGCGTCATTAAGGAGAGGAACGGTGCGGTCCGCAGTTCGGCTCTGATCACGCGTTGTGGTCGTGTGATAGTCTGATGAACACGAGACGCTTTaatttaaggtgtgtgtgatgcgtttgtgtgtcttgtgtgcaCCACAGGAGCCCTGCCTGAATGTCTGACCGACGGTACGGATGTGATGAGCGAACTGGAGCAGCAGGAGATGCAGATCCTCCAGGAGGTCCTCAAGTAGGTTCTCTTATGCAACAATCACACGAAGTGTCCTCGCTTCGTGTACAAGCTTCGTGTCGCTATAGAAACCACAACGTGTTCGAATTTAGCCGCTAATATAAACATGGAATATGATATGGAAAATAAATCCTCACCTCATGACTGATCCACACAGGCGCTCCAAAGAGGAGTACGAGGAGGAGATCGCTCGCAGACAACACCTCGCTCAGGAGGTGGGTTCAACGTCCACCGACCTCCATGAGGAACCAGTGAGGAACGGCACTGACCCTCGGGCCGCCGCCCACTCACCCGCTCAGCCAATCAACATCCAGGGCAAGGTGTGAGAAGCTTTAAGTCTGTGATGGTATCGATGGAGGAGAATCTGAATTACTGCTGCTTTATATCACAAGGTTTTAGAGCCAaagtgtttctgtctgtttgctcTTCATGCTGTGGATCTTTATTACAGAAAGGAGACAAGGAGAAATCTGAGCTGAGTTTAACCAGAAGATCTCCTAAAGCCTCCGGTAACAGTACTGcaggattctctctctctctatgtgatTTCTCCTCTCGGTTTCTCCCcccaaaaagagaaagaaaaaaaaaaaaacgtaggaaaaaagcaaaaaaaaaaagagagcgagggggagaaagagagaaagagaggagagagagagagagaggagagaagagagagaagagagaggggcggtaaaaaaaaatatattataggTTTTATAAATTCTTATAGAGATTGTATagtatagagagagatagagctgtggagaaatatatattatgaatagatatagataatatataggttatacagatatatatatgaTCTATAGATAGGTTGATAAATATAAGAGTagagactatatatatatattctatggGTTTTaactattatatatatctatatatcttatTGTTAAAAAACCTATATATGGTTCTACATATATAAtattctctatctctatctctcatcTATCACAATATCTTCACTATATCTTCTCACACCTCTATACTATCTCTATATcatacacactatctctctctctaacaaaGAAACACACTACAACTCGCTCTCTATCTGCTCTATATATGTCtagctcttctctctctctatatatctgtttctcctctcctctatctcgatctctcctatctctctatctctcatcaCACCATATTACTcgccctctatctctctctctgcatctctctctctcgtatctctctctcacatacacactctctctcacacacacacacacacacacacacacacacacacacacacactctctctctctctcacacacacacacacacacacacactctctctctctctctctctctctctctctcacacacacacacacacacacacacacacactctctctctctgtctctctctctcacacacacatacactctctctctctctgtctctctctctctcacacacacccacacacactctctctgtctctctttttctctcactctctcacacactctctcacccacccacacacacacactctctctctctctctctctctctctctctctctctctcacacacacacacactctctctctctcgctcactctctcacccacacactctctatctatctctctctcacacacacaaacactctctttctttttttcactttcactccctccctctctctctctctctctctctctctctctctctctctctctctctcaccaacaCACTCAAATCTCAGTTGAGGAGAAAAAGAAGCTGCAGAAGAGAAAACACCTGGCAGAGAAACTGAAAGAAGAAGTCATCAAAAAATAACATGGATTACaattaatatctctctctctctcacacactctctctctctctctctctctctctctctctctctctcactcacactctctctctctctctttcacatacaaacacacacttatagaaatatctgtgtatttgtggtgtaaatggcttgtgtgttgtttttaatagaaGATTGTAGCACAGAGACAAAAACACTACCAGCAGTCCGAGTACCAGTTAAAGCTCCTGCACCGCAGCTCACGTCCCGGGAGAAAAGTGGCCATCAGGCAGCAGAGAGCTGGTTAGAGGAAGCGCGGAAGGAAGCAGGAATCTCCAAACCTTTCCAAGTGAGTAAATAAAGAGCAACAATAAAGAGCTTCTCCTTCTTTTCACAAAGACCGTAGTTTTATACTCCAGCCAAAACAGCCACTGTGTTAAAACAAAGCGTGCAAGGGGCCGAGCTTAGAGaatgtattctgtgtg
The Tachysurus fulvidraco isolate hzauxx_2018 chromosome 7, HZAU_PFXX_2.0, whole genome shotgun sequence DNA segment above includes these coding regions:
- the LOC113649934 gene encoding cilia- and flagella-associated protein 36 isoform X3; protein product: MAEDSEWVTESIAAYLGSTEWLIPLTDFIENKCSVFDDEEENKLSYTEIHQQYKQMVEKLLENYMQEVGISEQQFLDACSSPFAKSKTLQALFQPVLATNDFQMFRSLMVQKNVELQLQALRVIKERNGALPECLTDGTDVMSELEQQEMQILQEVLKRSKEEYEEEIARRQHLAQEVGSTSTDLHEEPVRNGTDPRAAAHSPAQPINIQGKKGDKEKSELSLTRRSPKASDCSTETKTLPAVRVPVKAPAPQLTSREKSGHQAAESWLEEARKEAGISKPFQELTVAQQEQLQQRAEYLRQQRDKLQALRKEQKGKSVNVEETPSPTPTPTPTTAPHTQEISVEEKKKLQKRKHLAEKLKEEVIKK
- the LOC113649934 gene encoding cilia- and flagella-associated protein 36 isoform X2, which produces MAEDSEWVTESIAAYLGSTEWLIPLTDFIENKCSVFDDEEENKLSYTEIHQQYKQMVEKLLENYMQEVGISEQQFLDACSSPFAKSKTLQALFQPVLATNDFQMFRSLMVQKNVELQLQALRVIKERNGALPECLTDGTDVMSELEQQEMQILQEVLKRSKEEYEEEIARRQHLAQEVGSTSTDLHEEPVRNGTDPRAAAHSPAQPINIQGKKGDKEKSELSLTRRSPKASEDCSTETKTLPAVRVPVKAPAPQLTSREKSGHQAAESWLEEARKEAGISKPFQELTVAQQEQLQQRAEYLRQQRDKLQALRKEQKGKSVNVEETPSPTPTPTPTTAPHTQEISVEEKKKLQKRKHLAEKLKEEVIKK
- the LOC113649934 gene encoding cilia- and flagella-associated protein 36 isoform X1 gives rise to the protein MAEDSEWVTESIAAYLGSTEWLIPLTDFIENKCSVFDDEEENKLSYTEIHQQYKQMVEKLLENYMQEVGISEQQFLDACSSPFAKSKTLQALFQPVLATNDFQMFRSLMVQKNVELQLQALRVIKERNGALPECLTDGTDVMSELEQQEMQILQEVLKRSKEEYEEEIARRQHLAQEVGSTSTDLHEEPVRNGTDPRAAAHSPAQPINIQGKKGDKEKSELSLTRRSPKASGNKDCSTETKTLPAVRVPVKAPAPQLTSREKSGHQAAESWLEEARKEAGISKPFQELTVAQQEQLQQRAEYLRQQRDKLQALRKEQKGKSVNVEETPSPTPTPTPTTAPHTQEISVEEKKKLQKRKHLAEKLKEEVIKK